Proteins from a single region of Rhodovibrio salinarum DSM 9154:
- a CDS encoding putative bifunctional diguanylate cyclase/phosphodiesterase, giving the protein MRTPYGQNDHSTELARLRAAIEAAGDVVYEWNLADDSVSWLGDTARLFAPPRSGAPQTGDELSSCVHPEDAPKRQKALSDHLKRGLPYDVEYRLRVGQGGYHWVHDRGAVDAKHSGMVLKLAGTLRLITDRKEREAHLEYLANFDELTGHYNKVRLRDDLDKTIAEALRTGDGGAFVVFGIDQLAMINSAYGYQAGDRVLCEIGSRLDDCLRAGDIIGRISGDRFGVVLGRVNQKLAVRAAERVVHEIRRKAVQTPAGPIRVTGSAGVCMFPDQATAAVDAIAKAEGALRQAKVQGRNRCGLYEVTEAQRETYRASMGIGDEVQQAMKDGRLAFAYQPIVGAIDHKPAFHECLLRLHRPDGEVVPAGKFVTVVEQLGLMRALDRRVLDLAVDELGKYPTATLAINISGLTATERSWQRALVAKLKDRPDLAQRLIIEITETAALKDIEETAHFITAAQDLGCRVALDDFGSGYTTFHHLKSLTVDIVKIDGSFVRNLAEDPHNRLFVRNLIALAHSLNLTTVAECVETEVECQILADEGAELLQGYHFGKPSLEAPWPEQTPEQKAEVVEFVKLDTPSKNAAR; this is encoded by the coding sequence GTGCGTACGCCGTACGGGCAGAACGACCACTCCACTGAACTCGCACGGCTCCGCGCCGCGATCGAGGCTGCAGGGGATGTGGTTTACGAGTGGAACCTCGCCGACGACAGCGTGTCGTGGCTGGGCGACACCGCACGTTTGTTCGCGCCGCCCCGCAGCGGGGCCCCACAGACTGGCGACGAACTGTCCAGCTGTGTCCACCCGGAAGACGCCCCAAAGCGGCAAAAGGCATTGAGCGACCACCTCAAGCGCGGTCTCCCCTATGACGTCGAATACCGGCTGCGTGTTGGACAAGGCGGCTATCATTGGGTGCACGACCGCGGCGCGGTCGATGCCAAACACAGCGGCATGGTGCTCAAGCTGGCAGGCACGCTGCGTCTGATCACCGACCGCAAGGAGCGTGAAGCACACCTGGAATATCTGGCCAACTTCGACGAGTTGACGGGCCACTACAACAAGGTGCGCCTGCGCGACGACCTGGATAAGACGATCGCCGAAGCCCTGCGTACGGGCGACGGCGGCGCGTTCGTCGTGTTTGGCATTGACCAGCTGGCGATGATCAACAGCGCCTACGGGTATCAGGCCGGTGACCGCGTCCTGTGCGAAATTGGTTCGCGGCTGGACGATTGCCTAAGGGCCGGCGATATCATCGGCCGGATCTCCGGCGACCGGTTCGGCGTAGTGCTTGGCCGGGTCAACCAGAAGCTTGCCGTACGCGCAGCCGAACGGGTGGTCCATGAGATCCGCCGAAAGGCCGTGCAGACACCCGCCGGACCGATCCGGGTCACGGGGTCGGCTGGGGTGTGCATGTTCCCCGACCAAGCAACTGCGGCCGTCGACGCGATCGCCAAGGCAGAGGGGGCGTTGCGCCAGGCCAAGGTACAGGGGCGCAACCGCTGCGGCCTCTACGAGGTCACCGAAGCCCAGCGCGAGACCTACCGCGCGTCCATGGGCATCGGTGACGAGGTTCAACAGGCGATGAAGGACGGTCGCCTGGCCTTCGCCTACCAGCCGATCGTGGGCGCGATCGACCACAAGCCGGCGTTCCACGAGTGCCTGCTGCGCCTGCATCGCCCCGACGGTGAAGTCGTTCCGGCAGGCAAGTTCGTGACCGTGGTCGAACAACTGGGTCTGATGCGCGCCCTTGACCGGCGGGTTCTCGACCTCGCGGTCGACGAACTCGGCAAATACCCGACAGCCACGCTGGCGATCAACATCTCAGGCCTGACCGCGACCGAGCGCTCCTGGCAGCGGGCGCTGGTGGCGAAGCTGAAGGATCGCCCCGATCTCGCCCAGCGGCTGATCATCGAGATCACCGAGACCGCCGCGCTCAAGGACATCGAGGAGACAGCCCACTTCATCACCGCGGCGCAGGATCTCGGCTGCCGGGTGGCGCTCGATGACTTCGGCTCCGGTTACACCACCTTCCATCACCTGAAGTCCCTGACGGTGGATATTGTCAAAATCGACGGCTCGTTCGTGCGCAATCTCGCCGAGGATCCGCACAATCGGCTGTTCGTCCGCAACCTGATCGCGCTGGCACACTCGCTCAATCTGACGACGGTGGCGGAATGTGTGGAAACCGAGGTCGAGTGCCAAATCCTGGCCGACGAAGGTGCCGAGTTGCTGCAGGGCTACCACTTCGGCAAGCCTTCGTTGGAGGCCCCCTGGCCCGAGCAGACCCCCGAACAGAAAGCCGAAGTGGTCGAATTCGTTAAGCTGGATACACCGTCCAAGAACGCCGCCCGGTAA
- a CDS encoding c-type cytochrome, which translates to MSWLKTVLPTRALHWVGAGVVFAVAGIFGAILFVWSGVYNIAAIDPHVPAVNWLITVAKVNSIDRHSNDVPARPPLDQPAQVQRGAVQFDMECGACHGTPAAPQTGLLRNMRPRPPKLSEVVDRHTSKELFWIVKHGIKYTGMPGWPAPERDDEVWSMVTFLEQIQDMKPDAYRQLANTDPERPPAGAPDGLQTCARCHGYDGHGKGKGAYPILSIQEKEYLSRSLQAYADDHRHSGTMGPIASGLSDKQMDRLATWYANQPSDDLPDDTSPASELVMRGKKIAEKGLPDQDVEACISCHVRAKGRRFDIVFPNLEGQYANYIADQLLAWKTRGRGRTREGQLMKPMSDISHNLSNQEIRAVAAYFATAK; encoded by the coding sequence ATGTCCTGGCTCAAAACTGTCCTGCCGACCCGTGCATTGCATTGGGTGGGCGCCGGCGTCGTGTTCGCGGTCGCCGGCATATTCGGTGCGATCCTGTTTGTCTGGTCCGGCGTCTATAATATTGCCGCGATCGACCCGCACGTCCCTGCGGTCAATTGGTTGATCACCGTTGCCAAGGTCAACTCGATCGACCGTCATTCGAACGACGTTCCAGCGCGCCCGCCGCTCGACCAGCCGGCGCAGGTGCAACGCGGCGCCGTGCAGTTCGACATGGAATGCGGCGCTTGCCACGGCACCCCGGCCGCGCCGCAAACCGGCCTGCTACGCAACATGCGTCCACGACCACCGAAGCTGAGCGAGGTCGTGGATAGGCACACGTCCAAGGAGCTGTTCTGGATCGTCAAGCACGGGATCAAGTACACCGGCATGCCCGGCTGGCCAGCGCCCGAGCGTGACGACGAAGTCTGGTCGATGGTCACCTTTCTGGAGCAGATCCAGGACATGAAGCCGGACGCATACCGCCAGCTTGCCAACACCGACCCGGAACGCCCGCCGGCCGGCGCACCTGACGGCCTCCAGACCTGTGCCCGCTGCCACGGCTATGACGGCCATGGCAAAGGCAAGGGCGCCTACCCGATCCTGTCGATCCAGGAAAAGGAGTACCTCAGCCGCAGTCTACAGGCGTATGCCGACGATCATCGCCACAGCGGCACCATGGGGCCGATCGCAAGCGGCCTGAGCGACAAGCAGATGGACCGGTTGGCCACATGGTATGCCAACCAACCCTCGGATGACCTGCCAGACGATACCTCCCCCGCCTCGGAACTGGTTATGCGCGGGAAAAAGATCGCCGAAAAGGGACTGCCGGACCAAGACGTCGAGGCCTGCATCAGCTGCCACGTCCGCGCCAAAGGCAGGCGCTTCGACATTGTCTTCCCCAATCTCGAGGGGCAGTACGCCAACTATATCGCCGACCAGCTCCTAGCCTGGAAAACACGTGGGCGTGGGCGCACGCGTGAGGGGCAACTGATGAAGCCGATGTCGGATATCTCCCACAACCTGAGCAACCAGGAAATCCGGGCGGTGGCCGCCTACTTCGCCACGGCCAAATGA
- the phaR gene encoding polyhydroxyalkanoate synthesis repressor PhaR: protein MARDDKTTARSKDGDQKKPVVIKKYANRRLYNTATSSYVTLDHLCQMVKDDIDFAVYDAKTGEDITRSVLTQIIVEEESKGTNLLPINFLRQLIGFYGDNMQSVVPSYLEHMMQAFAANQDRMRSQMRETMSGMFPFGGDLQKMSEQNAALFESAMKMFAPFGATQTTGGEQASDAADVPATSTSEQGAQASEETLHQLKHQVDLLQQQLDVLTRQQQGADTQANNGSVSKDTGAATPKSDAAKSDSPRQAGSGSS, encoded by the coding sequence ATGGCGCGAGACGACAAGACGACCGCCAGAAGTAAGGACGGCGACCAGAAGAAGCCGGTGGTCATCAAGAAGTACGCCAATCGCCGGCTCTACAACACCGCGACCAGCAGTTATGTGACGCTCGACCACCTCTGCCAGATGGTAAAGGACGACATCGACTTCGCGGTGTACGACGCCAAGACCGGCGAGGATATCACACGTTCCGTTCTGACCCAGATCATCGTCGAGGAGGAGAGCAAGGGCACCAACTTGCTGCCGATCAACTTCCTGCGCCAACTGATCGGCTTCTACGGTGACAACATGCAGTCGGTGGTGCCTTCCTACCTTGAGCACATGATGCAGGCGTTCGCCGCAAACCAGGACCGGATGCGCTCGCAGATGCGCGAGACGATGAGCGGCATGTTCCCGTTCGGTGGCGACCTGCAGAAGATGAGCGAGCAGAACGCCGCGCTGTTCGAAAGCGCGATGAAGATGTTCGCGCCTTTCGGTGCCACCCAGACGACCGGCGGGGAGCAGGCATCGGACGCGGCGGATGTCCCCGCCACGTCCACGAGCGAGCAGGGCGCGCAGGCGTCGGAAGAGACACTGCACCAGCTTAAGCACCAGGTCGACCTGCTCCAGCAACAGCTCGACGTGCTGACCCGTCAGCAGCAGGGCGCCGACACGCAAGCCAACAACGGGTCGGTGAGCAAGGATACGGGCGCGGCGACGCCAAAATCGGATGCGGCCAAATCGGATAGCCCCCGCCAGGCGGGGTCGGGTTCTTCCTGA
- a CDS encoding alpha/beta fold hydrolase — protein MQRETTRRHLDLLRGIQAYRAHPYTRALNDPPALWQEGTTRLLDYGQCPEATDPNGPPLLVVPSLINRAYILDLKPELSLLRHLAALGFRPMLVDWDRPGPQERGFSLTDYIAGRLERALDAACTAAGQAMPAVGYCMGGLLALALAERRRRDVSALALLATPWDFHADPEDHAGSAAGQATQARVAATGAQALEPAMQTLGYLPVDALQTLFQGLDPLTGVRKFLTFARLDPDSRRAETFVALEDWLNDGVPLPAAVARECLYGWYGRNDTARGRWRIAGRPVDPARVTQPTLCLLPAQDRIVPPASAAALGAALPNAEVQRPALGHIGMVVSSKAKTEAWRPLADWLGRMGA, from the coding sequence CTGCAGCGCGAGACGACGCGCCGCCACCTCGACCTGCTGCGCGGCATTCAGGCCTATCGGGCGCATCCCTACACCCGCGCGCTGAACGATCCGCCCGCCCTGTGGCAGGAAGGCACGACACGCCTGCTGGACTACGGCCAATGCCCGGAGGCCACCGATCCGAACGGTCCGCCGCTGCTGGTCGTGCCGTCGCTGATCAACCGCGCCTACATCCTCGACCTGAAGCCCGAGTTGTCGCTGCTGCGCCACCTGGCGGCGCTCGGCTTCCGACCGATGCTGGTCGACTGGGACCGGCCGGGGCCTCAGGAGCGCGGCTTTTCGCTCACCGACTATATCGCCGGCCGGCTGGAACGGGCGCTGGACGCTGCCTGCACCGCCGCCGGACAGGCAATGCCGGCGGTCGGCTACTGCATGGGCGGTCTGCTGGCCCTGGCGCTCGCCGAACGGCGCCGCCGCGATGTCTCCGCCCTCGCCCTGCTGGCCACGCCGTGGGACTTCCATGCCGATCCCGAAGACCACGCAGGCAGCGCGGCCGGACAGGCCACGCAGGCGCGGGTCGCCGCCACCGGGGCGCAGGCCCTGGAACCGGCGATGCAGACGCTGGGCTACCTGCCCGTCGACGCCCTTCAGACGCTGTTCCAGGGGCTGGACCCGTTAACCGGGGTGCGCAAGTTCCTGACCTTCGCCCGGCTGGACCCGGACAGCCGTCGGGCGGAGACGTTTGTCGCCCTGGAAGACTGGCTGAACGACGGCGTGCCGCTGCCAGCCGCGGTCGCGCGCGAATGCCTTTATGGCTGGTACGGTCGGAATGACACCGCCCGTGGTCGCTGGCGAATCGCCGGCCGGCCGGTCGATCCCGCGCGGGTGACGCAGCCCACGCTGTGCCTGCTGCCTGCGCAGGACCGGATCGTCCCGCCCGCCTCCGCGGCCGCGCTCGGCGCGGCCCTGCCGAACGCCGAAGTGCAGCGCCCCGCGTTGGGGCACATCGGCATGGTCGTCTCCAGCAAGGCAAAGACGGAAGCCTGGCGCCCCCTCGCCGATTGGCTCGGCCGAATGGGCGCGTAA
- a CDS encoding acetyl-CoA C-acetyltransferase produces MADASVAGTGSNMDIVIAGGARTPVGAFNGGLSSVPASYLGTHAIKEAMKRAKVDPKDVDEVVLGQILTAAQGQNPARQAAVDAEIPVERTAYGINQLCGSGLRSVALGFQAIALGDANIVVAGGQESMSQAPHAQHLRNGQKMGDLKLVDTMLKDGLMDAFHGYHMGNTAENIAKQWQITREEQDAFAANSQQKAEAAMKADRFQDEIVPVTIKTRKGDVVVNKDEHPKEGVTADGLAKLKPAFDKEGSVTAGNASGINDGAAAVVLMSAKEAQTRGVQPLARIVSWATCGVDPSIMGTGPIPASRKALEKAGWKVDDLDLIEANEAFAAQALSVNKDLGWDPEKVNVNGGAIALGHPIGASGTRILITLLHEMQRRDAKKALATLCIGGGMGIAMCVERG; encoded by the coding sequence ATGGCAGATGCCAGCGTTGCCGGGACCGGCAGCAACATGGACATCGTGATCGCCGGCGGCGCCCGCACGCCCGTGGGCGCGTTCAACGGCGGCCTGTCCAGCGTGCCGGCGAGCTATCTCGGCACCCACGCCATCAAGGAGGCGATGAAGCGCGCCAAGGTCGATCCCAAGGATGTCGACGAGGTCGTGCTGGGTCAGATTCTCACGGCCGCGCAGGGCCAGAACCCGGCCCGCCAGGCGGCGGTCGACGCGGAGATCCCGGTCGAGCGCACGGCCTACGGCATCAACCAGCTGTGCGGCTCCGGCCTGCGCTCGGTGGCGCTCGGCTTCCAGGCGATCGCACTTGGCGACGCCAACATCGTGGTCGCCGGCGGCCAGGAAAGCATGTCCCAGGCCCCGCACGCCCAGCACCTGCGCAACGGGCAGAAGATGGGCGACCTGAAGCTGGTCGACACCATGCTGAAGGACGGCCTGATGGATGCCTTCCACGGCTACCACATGGGCAACACGGCCGAAAACATCGCCAAGCAGTGGCAGATCACCCGCGAGGAGCAGGACGCCTTCGCCGCCAACTCGCAGCAGAAGGCCGAGGCGGCGATGAAGGCCGACCGCTTCCAGGACGAGATCGTGCCGGTGACGATCAAGACCCGGAAGGGCGACGTCGTCGTCAACAAGGACGAACACCCGAAGGAGGGCGTGACCGCCGACGGGCTCGCCAAACTAAAGCCCGCCTTCGACAAGGAAGGCTCGGTCACCGCCGGCAACGCCTCCGGCATCAACGACGGCGCCGCCGCGGTCGTGCTGATGAGCGCCAAGGAAGCCCAGACCCGCGGCGTGCAGCCGCTGGCCCGGATCGTTTCCTGGGCGACCTGCGGCGTCGACCCGTCGATCATGGGCACCGGCCCGATCCCGGCCAGCCGCAAGGCGCTCGAGAAGGCCGGCTGGAAGGTCGACGACCTGGACCTGATCGAAGCCAACGAGGCGTTCGCCGCCCAGGCTTTGTCGGTCAACAAGGACCTCGGCTGGGACCCGGAGAAGGTCAACGTCAACGGCGGCGCGATCGCTCTGGGCCACCCGATCGGCGCCAGTGGCACCCGCATCCTGATCACCCTGCTGCACGAGATGCAGCGCCGCGACGCCAAGAAAGCGCTGGCGACGTTGTGCATCGGCGGCGGCATGGGGATCGCCATGTGCGTCGAGCGCGGCTAA
- the phbB gene encoding acetoacetyl-CoA reductase — MARVALVTGGTRGIGHAISVALKDAGYTVGANYGGNDEAAKKFEQETGIKTFKFNVADAASVKAGIEQVESTLGPIDILVNNAGITRDSTLHKMKPEQWDEVISTNLNSVFYCTSYLINGMRERGFGRIINIASVNGQKGQMGQANYAAAKAGIIGFTKSLAQEGARKGITANVVAPGYIDTEMVQQVPEEVREKIIAQIPINRLGEPEEIARCVTFLADDKAGFITGATLSANGGQYMI, encoded by the coding sequence ATGGCACGCGTGGCACTGGTCACCGGCGGAACGCGCGGTATCGGGCACGCCATTTCGGTGGCGCTGAAGGATGCCGGCTACACGGTCGGTGCGAACTATGGCGGCAACGACGAGGCCGCCAAGAAGTTCGAACAGGAGACCGGGATCAAGACCTTCAAGTTCAACGTCGCGGACGCCGCCTCGGTCAAGGCGGGCATCGAACAGGTCGAGAGCACCCTCGGCCCGATCGACATTCTGGTGAATAACGCCGGAATCACCCGCGACAGCACCCTGCACAAAATGAAGCCCGAGCAGTGGGACGAGGTGATCAGCACCAACCTGAACAGCGTCTTCTACTGCACCAGCTACCTTATCAACGGCATGCGCGAGCGCGGCTTCGGCCGGATCATCAACATCGCCTCGGTCAACGGCCAGAAGGGCCAGATGGGCCAGGCGAACTACGCCGCAGCCAAGGCCGGCATCATCGGCTTCACCAAGTCGCTGGCGCAGGAGGGCGCGCGCAAGGGCATCACCGCCAATGTCGTCGCTCCGGGCTATATCGACACCGAAATGGTCCAGCAGGTGCCGGAGGAGGTGCGCGAGAAGATCATCGCGCAGATCCCAATCAACCGGCTGGGCGAACCGGAGGAGATCGCCCGTTGCGTGACCTTCCTCGCGGACGACAAGGCCGGCTTCATCACCGGCGCGACCCTCTCGGCAAACGGCGGCCAGTACATGATTTGA
- a CDS encoding carboxymuconolactone decarboxylase family protein produces MTSMVTLIDYEHAAPRVRAVYDDIMATRKTNHVNNFWRALAHDPETLEATWTRMKRLLGSGSEGTLDPLTKELIYLAVSISNGCEYCVRSHAAAAQRKGLTEAQYTEMLAVVGLANETNRLAVGYQVPVDDSLK; encoded by the coding sequence ATGACGAGCATGGTCACCTTGATCGACTATGAACACGCCGCCCCACGGGTCCGCGCGGTCTACGACGACATCATGGCGACCCGGAAGACCAACCACGTGAACAACTTCTGGCGGGCCCTGGCGCATGATCCCGAGACGCTGGAAGCGACCTGGACGCGGATGAAACGCCTGCTCGGCAGCGGCTCGGAGGGGACGCTCGACCCTCTGACCAAGGAGCTGATCTACCTTGCGGTCTCCATCTCCAACGGCTGCGAGTATTGCGTGCGCTCACATGCCGCAGCCGCGCAGCGCAAAGGTCTGACGGAGGCCCAGTACACCGAGATGCTCGCTGTGGTCGGTCTGGCGAACGAGACCAACCGCCTCGCGGTCGGCTACCAGGTCCCGGTCGACGACAGCCTGAAGTAA
- a CDS encoding di-heme-cytochrome C peroxidase, translating to MTRVTGTQVTGRLFRAATVLGMAAALAACEADARDDLVHFDQGWTQEVRTRFYHYPQGSRFIPRPWFIALERADGNGRFAAPESLSRYGLLPSAAHDIWNPDALPVGFALEDADTRPGLGLTPELAKQSTGLQQVGLTCAACHTATVTVEGQPLRIDGAPAHFDFDSFYAELAQAVTATLLDDARFAHFAQRVLGDQAAEQGAQLKQAFAQFQVALAGDAALRRPALDSGYGRVDALTQIVNSLAVRDQKVPANIRPVAAPTSYPPLWLTPQLEFVQWNPVAASPIGRNGGQVLGVFGAADLTGASGQPFQSTIRFERLHTMEGWIAELQPPQWDAELMGPVDQQLAAAGKQLFADTCAGCHNMAPYETTDPAANAFGKSFIEIGKVDYRKVGTDPAYVESLSQRLVATNAATAQLMNGRPVVPAAEFFLTTVGAVIKTGMAQAGLSQEQQIAYNGFRFTRNEQGALQPYTPRSITALKASPLAGVWATGPYLHNGSVPTVYELLSPPEERRDVFWTGGRELDLKRLGFVSANAPGRFRYDTRLPGNGNGGHVFPAEGLNHDARMAIIEYLKTQ from the coding sequence ATGACGCGGGTGACCGGGACGCAGGTGACCGGCCGGCTGTTCCGGGCCGCGACCGTCTTGGGCATGGCGGCAGCGCTGGCCGCGTGCGAAGCCGACGCGCGCGACGATCTTGTCCATTTCGATCAAGGCTGGACCCAAGAGGTTCGGACCAGATTCTACCACTATCCCCAAGGCTCGCGGTTCATCCCCCGCCCCTGGTTCATCGCGCTGGAGCGCGCGGACGGGAACGGGCGCTTCGCCGCGCCGGAGAGCCTGAGCCGCTACGGCCTGCTGCCCTCGGCGGCGCATGATATCTGGAACCCCGACGCTCTCCCGGTCGGCTTCGCGCTGGAAGACGCGGACACACGCCCTGGTTTGGGTCTAACGCCCGAGCTGGCCAAGCAATCGACCGGGCTGCAGCAGGTTGGGTTAACCTGCGCCGCGTGTCACACCGCGACGGTCACGGTCGAAGGCCAGCCGCTGCGGATTGACGGCGCGCCCGCGCACTTCGACTTCGACAGCTTCTACGCCGAACTGGCGCAGGCGGTCACCGCGACCCTGCTGGACGACGCGCGGTTCGCCCACTTCGCACAGCGAGTCCTGGGCGACCAGGCGGCCGAGCAGGGTGCACAGCTGAAGCAGGCGTTCGCCCAGTTCCAGGTGGCGCTTGCCGGTGATGCGGCGCTCCGCCGACCGGCGCTGGACTCCGGTTACGGCCGCGTCGACGCCCTGACCCAGATCGTGAATTCGCTCGCAGTGCGCGACCAGAAGGTGCCGGCCAACATCCGCCCGGTCGCAGCCCCAACCAGCTATCCGCCGCTGTGGCTGACCCCGCAGCTGGAGTTCGTGCAGTGGAACCCGGTCGCGGCCAGCCCGATCGGGCGCAACGGCGGGCAGGTGCTGGGCGTATTCGGCGCCGCCGACCTGACCGGCGCCAGCGGCCAACCGTTCCAGTCGACAATCCGCTTCGAACGGCTGCACACCATGGAAGGCTGGATCGCCGAGCTGCAGCCGCCGCAGTGGGACGCCGAGCTGATGGGCCCAGTCGACCAGCAGCTGGCCGCGGCGGGCAAGCAGCTGTTCGCCGATACCTGCGCCGGCTGCCACAACATGGCGCCCTACGAGACCACCGATCCAGCCGCAAACGCCTTCGGCAAGAGCTTCATCGAGATCGGCAAGGTCGACTACCGCAAGGTCGGCACCGACCCCGCCTACGTCGAATCGCTGTCCCAGCGGTTGGTCGCGACGAACGCGGCGACGGCGCAGTTGATGAACGGCAGACCCGTGGTCCCGGCGGCGGAGTTCTTCCTGACCACGGTGGGCGCGGTGATCAAGACCGGCATGGCCCAGGCCGGCCTCAGCCAGGAACAACAGATCGCCTACAACGGCTTCCGCTTCACCCGGAACGAGCAGGGCGCGCTTCAGCCCTACACGCCGCGTTCGATCACCGCCCTGAAGGCGAGCCCGCTGGCCGGCGTCTGGGCAACCGGGCCCTACCTGCACAACGGCTCAGTTCCGACAGTGTATGAGCTGCTGTCGCCGCCCGAGGAGCGCCGCGATGTGTTTTGGACCGGCGGCCGGGAACTCGATCTGAAGCGGCTCGGCTTTGTCAGCGCGAACGCCCCCGGTCGCTTTCGCTACGACACCCGACTACCCGGCAACGGCAACGGCGGTCATGTCTTCCCCGCGGAAGGCCTGAATCACGACGCGCGAATGGCCATCATCGAATACCTGAAAACACAGTAA
- a CDS encoding cytochrome P450: MSSYLQQLETTPADQRWPLARQWLDAEPLAFTRELRDYRPVLMLPEVTLVATDRDCREVLLRPDLFTVRLYRPKQGDYWMAQDDTTQHWREKGVMRAVLDLESLPHMRAWVGQETAHRLTAAGDTLDVVNDVTRAVPIAFVQHWFGFADSDANALKRWSYWNQMDAFWNQPFQAPGFATPDQITAERNAANTEMRGYLSQLIQSRAAALQAGEDGSDMVSRLLLLSGSQAIRFDPKAVVLNVGGLLIGAVETTSHGAVNALAFLMADPERLAAACAAARDDDTAAFDGMVFEALRFAPAFGYFFRTAERDATLARGTDYEIVVPAGTTVLALTHSAMFDPAAVAHPERFDPSRALRDTYTFGLGLHECLGRAIGAVMIPEIVRQTLSIADFRAGEIDRAGGPVPESWPWVRNAEGSAS, from the coding sequence ATGAGCAGTTACCTGCAGCAGCTGGAGACGACCCCGGCCGATCAACGCTGGCCACTCGCCCGGCAGTGGCTGGACGCAGAGCCATTGGCGTTCACCCGCGAGCTGCGTGACTACCGCCCGGTGTTGATGCTGCCGGAGGTGACGCTGGTGGCGACCGACCGGGACTGTCGGGAGGTCCTGTTGCGTCCCGACCTGTTCACCGTGCGTCTCTACCGCCCCAAGCAGGGCGACTATTGGATGGCGCAGGACGACACCACGCAGCACTGGCGCGAAAAGGGCGTGATGCGGGCGGTCCTGGACCTGGAGAGTCTGCCGCACATGCGCGCCTGGGTCGGCCAGGAGACGGCGCACCGTCTGACCGCCGCCGGGGACACGCTGGACGTGGTGAACGACGTGACCCGGGCGGTGCCGATTGCCTTTGTCCAACACTGGTTCGGCTTCGCCGACAGCGACGCCAACGCGCTCAAGCGCTGGTCCTACTGGAACCAAATGGACGCCTTCTGGAACCAGCCGTTCCAAGCCCCAGGGTTCGCCACGCCCGACCAGATCACGGCCGAGCGCAACGCTGCAAACACCGAGATGCGCGGCTACCTGAGCCAGCTGATCCAGTCCCGCGCGGCCGCCCTTCAGGCTGGCGAGGACGGCAGCGACATGGTTTCGCGCCTGCTGCTTCTATCGGGCTCGCAGGCGATCCGGTTTGATCCCAAGGCGGTCGTGCTCAACGTCGGCGGTCTTCTGATCGGCGCGGTCGAGACCACGTCGCACGGCGCGGTCAACGCCCTCGCCTTCCTGATGGCCGACCCGGAGCGTTTGGCAGCCGCCTGCGCGGCCGCCCGGGACGACGACACGGCCGCGTTCGACGGCATGGTGTTCGAGGCGCTGCGTTTTGCGCCCGCGTTCGGCTATTTCTTCCGCACCGCGGAACGCGACGCCACGCTGGCACGCGGCACCGATTACGAGATCGTGGTCCCAGCCGGTACCACCGTGCTCGCGCTGACCCACAGCGCCATGTTCGATCCAGCCGCGGTCGCGCATCCAGAACGGTTCGACCCGTCGCGCGCACTCCGCGACACCTACACCTTCGGCCTGGGCCTGCACGAATGCCTCGGCCGGGCGATCGGGGCGGTGATGATTCCGGAGATCGTTCGCCAAACCTTATCGATCGCGGACTTTAGGGCAGGCGAGATCGACCGGGCGGGCGGCCCGGTGCCCGAAAGCTGGCCCTGGGTGCGGAATGCCGAAGGGTCTGCGAGCTAG
- a CDS encoding DUF1488 family protein, which translates to MSETKRLQLEETDARYDGETESVRLDARIGHARLEVIVSAEAIEELVGEAPLSAERLIDGAEAYRVQIADVARRKAGPKVPAGGALLLTGRDMPKRSTKPSGSVH; encoded by the coding sequence ATGAGCGAGACCAAGCGCCTGCAACTGGAAGAGACCGACGCCCGCTACGACGGCGAGACGGAATCCGTGCGCCTGGACGCCCGGATCGGGCACGCGCGGCTGGAGGTCATTGTTTCAGCGGAAGCGATCGAAGAACTGGTGGGCGAGGCGCCGCTCTCCGCCGAGCGCCTGATCGATGGCGCGGAGGCCTACCGGGTACAGATCGCCGACGTCGCCCGCCGCAAGGCCGGCCCCAAGGTTCCAGCCGGCGGGGCCTTGCTGTTGACCGGCCGCGACATGCCCAAACGCAGCACCAAGCCTTCGGGCAGCGTGCACTAG